A DNA window from Amycolatopsis sp. DSM 110486 contains the following coding sequences:
- a CDS encoding NAD(P)/FAD-dependent oxidoreductase, translating into MSYDVIVLGAGVSGLVTASVLAEQGQRVLLLEKHAYLGGRAREYRYKGHQLGLGSHLVEDPGDSLTRVCALMGLDLVHSERSDSMPFWTNGRGWAPIQEQYAGSAKQGLKRCIQALNATSYEELENWNHASLREWMAQYTSDEGVYTVWEAISVLEQITLRPWEHSASENLYTRKLHYSTRRTAGYSFWPMGGWDALWHNMMAAFEAHGGELRLSAPVRRVDVRDSAVRGVTLRDGEEIAAPQVVVSAPVWDLLRLFDDDVLPWDLAARIRMLAANRNRACWIGYWIAAKEPVIAMTEREMASFLSTPRCGLPGFTLNFTGYDGGVSPAGEYLTCVGASFDATTHYGDRAWLDRKFAELWEDIEEMLPAARGALWTKPHVVTSYGVITKPGLVGPVRPDTKVRGIEGLWLTGDTTRARGIGIDKAARSGITAAEAVLGKRLDAFAGTLRY; encoded by the coding sequence TTGTCCTACGACGTGATCGTGCTCGGTGCCGGCGTGTCCGGCCTGGTCACGGCGTCAGTGCTGGCCGAACAGGGCCAACGCGTGCTGCTGCTGGAAAAGCACGCGTACCTCGGCGGGCGGGCGCGCGAGTACCGGTACAAGGGGCACCAGCTCGGCCTCGGCAGCCACCTCGTCGAGGATCCCGGCGACTCGCTGACGAGGGTGTGCGCGCTCATGGGGCTCGACCTCGTGCACTCCGAACGCAGCGACTCCATGCCGTTCTGGACCAACGGCCGGGGCTGGGCGCCGATCCAGGAGCAGTACGCGGGCAGCGCGAAGCAGGGCCTCAAGCGGTGCATCCAGGCGTTGAACGCGACGTCGTACGAGGAGCTGGAGAACTGGAACCACGCTTCGCTGCGGGAGTGGATGGCGCAGTACACCTCCGACGAGGGCGTGTACACGGTGTGGGAAGCCATCTCGGTGCTGGAGCAGATCACCTTGCGGCCGTGGGAACACTCGGCCTCGGAGAACCTGTACACGCGCAAGCTGCACTACTCGACGCGGCGCACCGCCGGATACTCGTTCTGGCCCATGGGCGGCTGGGATGCGTTGTGGCACAACATGATGGCGGCGTTCGAGGCCCACGGTGGTGAGCTCCGGCTGTCGGCGCCGGTCCGCCGGGTCGACGTGCGCGATAGCGCCGTGCGCGGCGTGACGCTGCGCGACGGCGAGGAGATCGCGGCCCCACAGGTGGTCGTGTCGGCGCCGGTGTGGGACCTGCTGCGGCTGTTCGACGACGACGTGCTGCCGTGGGACCTCGCGGCGCGCATCCGCATGCTGGCGGCCAACCGCAACCGGGCCTGCTGGATCGGTTACTGGATCGCCGCGAAGGAGCCGGTGATCGCGATGACCGAGCGGGAGATGGCGTCGTTCCTGTCCACACCCCGCTGCGGCCTGCCCGGCTTCACCCTCAACTTCACCGGCTACGACGGCGGGGTCTCGCCCGCAGGGGAGTACCTGACGTGCGTCGGGGCCTCGTTCGACGCGACCACCCACTACGGCGACCGGGCTTGGCTCGACCGGAAGTTCGCCGAGCTGTGGGAGGACATCGAGGAGATGCTGCCGGCGGCGCGCGGGGCACTGTGGACGAAGCCGCACGTCGTCACCAGCTACGGCGTGATCACCAAACCGGGCCTGGTCGGCCCGGTCCGGCCTGACACGAAGGTCCGCGGGATCGAGGGCTTGTGGCTGACCGGCGACACGACGCGCGCCCGCGGCATCGGGATCGACAAGGCCGCGCGCTCGGGCATCACGGCGGCCGAGGCCGTGCTGGGCAAGCGGCTCGACGCGTTCGCCGGGACGCTGCGCTACTGA
- a CDS encoding acyl-CoA carboxylase subunit beta: MTTRSTVRDDSGGDTAEPAEVTMADRLAVLREKQAAAHASGGPEGLRRHRESGRLPVRERIELLVDSGSWFEIGALALPELRREKPIPGDAVVTGFGLLDGRRIGVIGIDSSVVAGTTAPISMRKQGRLIEHAQRHGFPLVLLCDADGGRMPDVSGWRFSGLPLDFTTFLKPPPGQPVVPRAAAVLGPSYGDSALHASTAHFVVMVRSGSIALSGPSVVEPAIGEKVTDTELGGPAAATEAGNAHLVVETEADAMDAIAAFLSYLPQNSTLKPPLAPPRPPARDPRELESIVPLGPRSGYDMRDVFACIADEESVLPWADGWGPSLLCALARIEGRPVGLIGNQPIVRAGALEPPTLAKERTFVKLCDTFGLPLVFLHDVPGLMIGTQAERGGILHGYEGLVSAIAEATVPKVGVVLRKAYGGGHFAMGGRPTKPDFLYAWPSAELGFMAPETGIRTIHRRRLERVLAEEGPEAHAALVAELTEEWISEAEPWEAAAHLSLDDVIEPARTRDVIATSIEIASGGLA, translated from the coding sequence GTGACGACGAGGAGCACCGTGCGCGACGACTCGGGTGGCGACACCGCCGAACCGGCCGAGGTCACGATGGCCGACCGGCTCGCCGTCCTCCGCGAGAAGCAGGCGGCCGCCCACGCCAGCGGTGGGCCGGAAGGCCTGCGCCGGCACCGGGAATCCGGCCGGCTGCCCGTGCGGGAGCGGATCGAGCTGCTCGTCGACTCCGGCTCGTGGTTCGAGATCGGCGCGCTCGCGCTGCCGGAGCTGCGCCGGGAAAAGCCGATCCCCGGCGACGCCGTGGTGACCGGGTTCGGCCTGCTCGACGGCCGGCGCATCGGCGTGATCGGCATCGACTCCTCCGTGGTGGCCGGCACGACCGCCCCCATCAGCATGCGCAAGCAGGGCCGGCTCATCGAGCACGCGCAACGCCACGGTTTCCCCCTCGTCCTGCTGTGCGACGCCGACGGCGGCCGGATGCCGGACGTCTCCGGCTGGCGCTTTTCCGGTCTTCCCTTGGACTTCACCACGTTCCTCAAGCCGCCGCCCGGTCAGCCGGTGGTGCCGAGAGCCGCGGCCGTGCTCGGTCCGAGCTACGGCGACTCCGCCCTGCACGCCTCGACCGCCCACTTCGTGGTGATGGTGCGCAGCGGGTCGATCGCGCTCTCGGGTCCGTCGGTCGTGGAGCCGGCGATCGGCGAGAAGGTCACCGACACCGAGCTCGGCGGCCCGGCCGCGGCGACCGAAGCGGGCAACGCGCACCTCGTCGTGGAGACCGAGGCCGACGCGATGGACGCCATCGCCGCGTTCCTGTCCTACCTGCCGCAGAACTCGACGCTGAAGCCGCCGCTCGCTCCGCCGCGCCCGCCGGCCCGGGACCCGCGTGAGCTCGAGTCGATCGTCCCGCTCGGCCCGCGCTCCGGTTACGACATGCGCGACGTGTTCGCGTGCATCGCCGACGAGGAGAGCGTGCTGCCCTGGGCCGACGGCTGGGGGCCGAGCCTCCTGTGCGCCCTCGCCCGGATCGAAGGGCGGCCGGTCGGGCTCATCGGCAACCAGCCGATCGTGCGCGCCGGGGCGCTGGAGCCGCCGACGCTGGCGAAGGAGCGGACGTTCGTGAAGCTGTGCGACACGTTCGGCCTGCCACTGGTGTTCCTGCACGACGTGCCCGGTCTCATGATCGGCACCCAGGCCGAGCGCGGCGGCATCCTGCACGGCTACGAAGGGCTCGTGTCCGCGATCGCCGAGGCGACCGTGCCGAAGGTCGGGGTGGTGCTGCGCAAGGCCTACGGTGGCGGGCACTTCGCGATGGGCGGGCGCCCGACCAAACCGGACTTCCTCTACGCGTGGCCGAGTGCCGAGCTGGGGTTCATGGCGCCCGAGACCGGCATCCGCACGATCCACCGGCGCCGGCTGGAACGCGTGCTGGCCGAGGAAGGCCCCGAGGCGCACGCGGCGCTCGTCGCCGAGCTGACCGAGGAGTGGATCAGCGAGGCCGAGCCGTGGGAGGCCGCCGCGCACCTGTCGCTGGACGACGTCATCGAGCCCGCCCGCACGCGGGACGTCATC
- a CDS encoding nuclear transport factor 2 family protein has product MTARAEIENVLGKASWGYDENDVGLIADQFTETATMTMQIGREGDTIGPFEGREAIRKLHADSLVAQTDQRRHNLSNLVLTKETPDSAATTANLTLLSIENGAVRVLSSGWYRDELVKQGDRWLIATRHIYLDLPY; this is encoded by the coding sequence ATGACCGCACGCGCCGAGATCGAAAACGTCCTGGGCAAGGCTTCTTGGGGCTACGACGAGAACGACGTCGGCCTGATCGCCGATCAGTTCACCGAGACGGCCACGATGACCATGCAGATCGGCCGCGAAGGTGACACGATCGGGCCGTTCGAGGGTCGCGAGGCGATCCGCAAGCTGCACGCAGATTCGCTCGTCGCGCAGACCGACCAGCGCCGGCACAACCTCTCGAACCTGGTGCTCACCAAGGAAACCCCGGACAGCGCGGCGACGACCGCGAACCTCACGCTGCTCTCGATCGAGAACGGCGCGGTGCGGGTGCTCTCCAGCGGCTGGTACCGCGACGAGCTGGTGAAGCAGGGGGACCGCTGGCTGATCGCGACCCGGCACATCTACCTCGACCTGCCCTACTGA
- a CDS encoding mycofactocin-coupled SDR family oxidoreductase has translation MTGRVAGKVAFITGAARGQGRAHAVRLAEEGADIIAIDACAAVETVDKYPPATEEDLAETTALVEKAGGQIVASKADVRDAKGLQAALDEGVERFGGLDIVVANAGIATYGMSWELTEDMWQDMLDVNLTGVWHTAKAAVPHLMRRGGGSMVFTSSIGGLKGIMQVGHYVAAKHGMVGLMRTMANELAGHRIRVNTVHPTNVDTHMIQNPGTWGMFAPDDPAPTREAAMPGFLSLNALQVPWVDPIDIANAVLFLSSDEARYVTGVALPVDAGATIK, from the coding sequence ATGACGGGACGGGTCGCGGGAAAGGTCGCGTTCATCACGGGCGCGGCACGTGGGCAAGGCCGCGCACACGCGGTGCGGCTCGCGGAGGAGGGCGCCGACATCATCGCGATCGACGCGTGCGCGGCGGTCGAGACGGTGGACAAGTACCCGCCGGCCACCGAGGAGGACCTGGCCGAGACCACCGCGCTGGTCGAGAAGGCCGGTGGGCAGATCGTGGCGAGCAAGGCCGACGTCCGGGACGCCAAAGGCCTGCAGGCCGCTCTCGACGAGGGAGTCGAGCGGTTCGGCGGGCTGGATATCGTCGTGGCGAACGCCGGCATCGCCACCTACGGCATGTCCTGGGAGCTCACCGAGGACATGTGGCAGGACATGCTCGACGTCAACCTCACCGGGGTCTGGCACACCGCGAAGGCCGCGGTGCCGCACCTGATGCGCCGCGGCGGCGGGTCGATGGTGTTCACCAGCTCGATCGGCGGGCTGAAGGGCATCATGCAGGTCGGGCACTACGTGGCCGCCAAGCACGGGATGGTCGGGCTGATGCGCACGATGGCCAACGAGCTCGCCGGGCACCGCATCCGTGTCAACACCGTGCATCCGACCAATGTGGACACCCACATGATCCAGAACCCCGGCACGTGGGGGATGTTCGCCCCGGACGACCCGGCGCCGACGAGGGAGGCGGCTATGCCGGGCTTCCTGTCGCTCAACGCGCTCCAGGTGCCGTGGGTCGACCCGATCGACATCGCCAACGCCGTGCTGTTCCTCTCCAGCGACGAGGCGCGGTACGTGACCGGGGTCGCGCTGCCCGTCGACGCGGGGGCCACGATCAAATGA
- a CDS encoding VOC family protein — MTAGLHHLGVRVAELDRAVAFYRELGAEPLAPPFTLDPGAAALAMNTEREVRVALLGFPDGSGIELFEFGEPAPEWCAAQEPAARLPHLGIRVADVDSALARAEAAGGQRLWNRPKQWGPVRVVYLRDPDGTVLELLDAPLRAVADVVAP; from the coding sequence GTGACGGCGGGACTGCACCACCTCGGCGTGCGCGTGGCGGAGCTGGACCGGGCCGTGGCCTTCTACCGCGAGCTCGGCGCCGAACCGCTCGCGCCGCCATTCACGCTCGATCCCGGTGCGGCCGCGCTGGCGATGAACACCGAGCGCGAGGTGCGCGTCGCCCTGCTCGGGTTCCCGGACGGCAGCGGGATCGAGCTGTTCGAGTTCGGCGAGCCGGCGCCGGAGTGGTGTGCCGCGCAGGAGCCGGCCGCCCGGCTGCCGCACCTCGGCATCCGGGTCGCCGACGTCGACTCCGCGTTGGCCCGGGCCGAGGCCGCCGGCGGGCAGCGGCTGTGGAACCGGCCGAAACAGTGGGGGCCGGTACGGGTGGTGTACCTGCGCGACCCGGACGGGACCGTGCTCGAACTGCTCGACGCGCCGTTGCGGGCGGTCGCCGACGTGGTCGCCCCGTGA
- a CDS encoding SDR family NAD(P)-dependent oxidoreductase, whose translation MRIEGSVGLVTGGASGLGAGTARRLVAGGGRVGILDLASSAGAELAAELGEGALFVPTDVSDEAAVEKAVGAVAERFGRLDVCVNAAGISPAARVLSRKGELHPLDLFRRTVEINLVGAFDVLRHAVAVMARNEPGPDGERGLIVNVSSAAALEGQAGQAAYSASKGGLVALTLPLARDLAIWGIRVMTVCPGIMDTGMLAGADEKRRAALMDLHVFPKRLGRPEDFARLVASFMENELLNGEVVRLDAATRL comes from the coding sequence ATGAGGATCGAGGGTTCCGTCGGCCTGGTCACCGGCGGTGCGTCGGGGCTCGGCGCCGGCACCGCGCGGCGGCTGGTCGCGGGCGGTGGCCGGGTGGGCATCCTCGACCTGGCGAGCTCGGCCGGCGCCGAGCTCGCGGCCGAGCTGGGCGAAGGCGCGCTGTTCGTGCCCACCGATGTGTCGGACGAGGCGGCGGTCGAGAAGGCCGTCGGCGCGGTCGCCGAGCGGTTCGGGCGGCTCGACGTGTGCGTCAACGCGGCCGGGATCAGCCCGGCCGCGCGGGTGCTGTCGCGCAAGGGCGAGCTGCACCCGCTCGATCTCTTCCGGCGCACTGTGGAGATCAACCTCGTGGGCGCGTTCGATGTGCTGCGCCACGCCGTCGCCGTGATGGCGCGCAACGAGCCGGGCCCGGACGGCGAGCGCGGGCTGATCGTCAACGTCTCGTCGGCCGCCGCGCTGGAAGGGCAGGCCGGGCAGGCGGCGTATTCGGCGTCGAAGGGCGGGCTGGTCGCACTGACGCTGCCGCTCGCGCGGGATCTCGCGATCTGGGGGATTCGCGTGATGACGGTGTGCCCGGGGATCATGGACACGGGCATGCTGGCCGGGGCCGACGAGAAGCGCCGCGCCGCGCTGATGGACCTGCACGTGTTCCCGAAACGCCTGGGCCGCCCGGAAGACTTCGCCCGGCTCGTGGCGAGCTTCATGGAAAACGAGCTGCTCAACGGCGAGGTGGTCCGGCTCGACGCCGCGACCCGCCTCTGA
- a CDS encoding SDR family NAD(P)-dependent oxidoreductase, with translation MSPDPTPLAGRIALVTGGSRGVGRAIATRLAADGAAVAVNYRRDAGAAEEVVAGIAAEGGTAVAYRASVDDEAAVAAMVQRIRADLGPVDLLVSNAGTASRGTPIADTDEQEYLRLLRVHTLGPLALIRALLPGMRAAARGDVIVVSSAIVETTPAGGAAYTMAKAAMETAARTLAHEERPHGVRVNIVAPGLVATDMGERLVAASGAPMIADLDARYPFGRVARPEDVAGVVAFLASADADYLTAQRILVDGGGPDVPIVAVPKA, from the coding sequence ATGTCCCCCGACCCCACGCCGCTGGCGGGCCGCATCGCGCTGGTGACCGGCGGCTCGCGCGGTGTGGGCCGTGCGATCGCGACGCGGCTCGCGGCCGACGGTGCCGCCGTCGCGGTCAACTACCGGCGTGACGCCGGCGCGGCCGAGGAGGTCGTGGCGGGGATCGCGGCCGAGGGCGGGACCGCGGTCGCCTACCGCGCGTCCGTGGACGACGAGGCCGCCGTCGCCGCCATGGTGCAGCGGATCCGGGCCGACCTCGGCCCCGTCGACCTGCTCGTGAGCAACGCCGGAACGGCGAGCCGCGGCACGCCGATCGCGGACACCGACGAGCAGGAATACCTGCGGCTGCTGCGCGTCCACACGCTGGGGCCGCTCGCGTTGATCCGCGCGCTGCTGCCGGGGATGCGCGCCGCGGCCCGGGGCGACGTGATCGTGGTGTCGAGCGCGATCGTGGAGACCACGCCGGCGGGTGGCGCCGCGTACACGATGGCGAAGGCCGCGATGGAGACCGCCGCGCGGACCCTGGCGCACGAGGAACGGCCGCACGGCGTGCGGGTCAACATCGTCGCGCCCGGCCTGGTGGCGACCGACATGGGCGAGCGCCTCGTCGCGGCGTCCGGCGCGCCGATGATCGCCGACCTCGACGCGCGCTACCCCTTCGGCCGCGTGGCGCGGCCCGAGGACGTGGCCGGTGTCGTGGCGTTCCTCGCCTCTGCCGACGCCGATTACCTGACGGCGCAACGCATCCTCGTCGACGGTGGCGGGCCGGACGTCCCGATCGTCGCCGTCCCGAAGGCGTGA
- a CDS encoding cytochrome P450 — protein sequence MSVAATAGPDILSEEFAADPYRAYRVMREQHPLIWHEATQSYVISRYADVERAFKDPVFTSHNYDWQLEPVHGRTILQMDGREHSTHRNLVAPAFRGRDLMTKFLPVIEQNSRDLVDAFRRDGRVDLVDQYATRFPINVIVDMLGLPKSDHEHFHRWYSSIMAFLSNLSGDEQVMAEGIRTKEEFEAYLLPIIRERRENPGEDLLSTLCSAEIDGVRMSDEEIKAFCSLLLTAGGETTDKAIASLMRNLVANLDQLEAVRADHSLIAAAFAETLRFSPPVHMIMRQPAEDVELSGGVVEAGKTVTCLIGAANRDPAKYADPDSFNLLRADLDLGRAYTAGANHTAFCLGRHFCVGAMLAKTELDTGIAHLLDAMRDIRFDGDAPPEHGVFTRAPTSLPLTFTPA from the coding sequence ATGTCCGTAGCCGCCACCGCTGGACCCGACATCCTGTCCGAGGAGTTCGCTGCGGATCCCTACCGCGCGTACCGGGTGATGCGCGAGCAGCACCCGCTCATCTGGCACGAAGCCACGCAGAGCTATGTGATCAGCCGGTACGCGGACGTCGAGCGTGCCTTCAAGGACCCGGTGTTCACCAGCCACAACTACGACTGGCAGCTCGAGCCCGTGCACGGCCGGACCATCCTGCAGATGGACGGGCGCGAGCACTCCACGCACCGGAACCTGGTCGCGCCGGCCTTCCGCGGCCGGGACCTGATGACCAAGTTTCTGCCCGTCATCGAACAGAACTCGCGCGACCTCGTCGACGCGTTTCGCCGCGACGGGCGCGTCGACCTCGTCGACCAGTACGCGACGCGGTTCCCGATCAACGTGATCGTGGACATGCTCGGCCTGCCCAAGTCCGACCACGAGCACTTCCACCGCTGGTACAGCTCGATCATGGCCTTCCTGTCGAACCTCTCCGGTGACGAGCAGGTCATGGCCGAAGGGATCCGTACCAAGGAGGAGTTCGAGGCCTACCTGCTGCCGATCATTCGCGAGCGCCGCGAAAACCCGGGCGAGGACCTGCTTTCCACGCTGTGCTCCGCCGAGATCGACGGCGTGCGGATGAGCGACGAGGAGATCAAGGCCTTCTGCAGCCTGCTGCTGACCGCGGGCGGGGAGACCACCGACAAGGCCATCGCCAGCCTGATGCGCAACCTCGTCGCGAACCTCGACCAGCTCGAAGCGGTGCGCGCCGACCACTCGCTGATCGCGGCCGCGTTCGCGGAGACCCTGCGGTTCTCGCCGCCGGTGCACATGATCATGCGCCAGCCCGCCGAGGACGTGGAGCTCTCGGGCGGGGTCGTCGAAGCGGGCAAGACCGTGACCTGCCTGATCGGCGCGGCGAACCGCGACCCGGCCAAGTACGCCGATCCCGACTCGTTCAACCTCCTGCGCGCCGACCTCGACCTCGGCCGGGCCTACACCGCCGGCGCCAACCACACGGCGTTCTGCCTGGGACGCCATTTCTGCGTCGGCGCGATGCTGGCCAAGACCGAGCTCGACACCGGCATCGCGCACCTGCTCGACGCCATGCGGGACATCCGCTTCGACGGCGATGCGCCGCCGGAGCACGGCGTGTTCACCCGCGCCCCCACTTCGCTGCCCCTGACCTTCACGCCCGCCTGA
- a CDS encoding class I adenylate-forming enzyme family protein translates to MVNIGRIPEKWAALTPTRDAIVDAPSGRRMDWRTLDERVRRLANGLAGEGGLGLSQGDRVAILAKNSIEYQELYYAAGRAGLVTQPLNWRLGAGELTRIVADAAPKAVIASDEWLDTAKQLQAAVDVPNWLQYGESGDGSYEDLLARSSTDEPVQSSSVGDADPFFILYTGGTTGESKGALHSHTSVSFGMLNQTVAERIVATDVYMLTGQMYHIPVVLSMNYHRHGCPLVLMNFEARTALELIQEERVSAFLGITTMLNWMMAVPGFSSYDISALRNIQYGGGPMPSSVVKAALDQFPCTLIQGYGQTEGTTMCFLSQEDHLDAVRGIHPERLMSCGREGFVTQVRVVDPDGREVPKDGRTAGEIIVRSEANMLGYLNRPDLTENTIRDGWMWTGDIATWDAESYVFIVDRAKDMIISGGENIYSIQVEEAVNKHPSVLECAVIGVPDDEWGEAVKAFVVLKPETTATEADIIATAKQHLASYQKPRSVEFVDALPKAPTGKILKRDLRRAYWADRGRSV, encoded by the coding sequence ATGGTCAACATCGGACGGATCCCGGAGAAGTGGGCGGCGCTCACGCCCACCCGGGACGCGATCGTCGACGCCCCGAGCGGCCGGCGGATGGACTGGAGAACCCTCGACGAACGCGTCCGCAGGCTCGCCAACGGGCTGGCGGGCGAGGGCGGCCTCGGTCTGTCCCAAGGGGACCGGGTCGCGATCCTGGCGAAGAACTCCATCGAGTACCAGGAGCTGTACTACGCCGCCGGGCGCGCCGGGCTCGTTACGCAGCCGCTGAACTGGCGGCTCGGAGCGGGCGAGCTGACCCGGATCGTCGCCGACGCGGCGCCGAAAGCGGTGATCGCGTCCGACGAGTGGCTCGATACCGCGAAGCAGCTGCAGGCCGCGGTGGACGTGCCCAACTGGCTGCAGTACGGCGAATCGGGCGACGGAAGCTACGAGGACCTGCTGGCGCGCAGCAGCACCGACGAGCCGGTGCAGTCGTCGTCGGTCGGTGACGCCGATCCGTTTTTCATCCTCTACACCGGCGGCACCACCGGAGAGTCGAAGGGCGCGCTGCACAGCCACACGAGCGTGTCGTTCGGGATGCTCAACCAGACCGTCGCCGAGCGCATCGTCGCGACCGACGTCTACATGCTGACCGGGCAGATGTACCACATCCCGGTGGTGCTCTCGATGAACTACCACCGCCACGGCTGCCCGCTGGTGCTGATGAACTTCGAGGCGCGCACGGCGCTGGAGCTCATCCAGGAGGAGCGCGTCTCGGCGTTCCTCGGCATCACCACGATGCTGAACTGGATGATGGCCGTGCCGGGCTTCTCCTCCTACGACATCTCGGCCCTGCGCAACATCCAGTACGGCGGCGGGCCCATGCCCTCGTCGGTGGTCAAGGCGGCGCTGGACCAGTTCCCCTGCACGCTGATCCAGGGTTACGGGCAGACCGAGGGCACCACGATGTGCTTCCTGTCGCAGGAAGACCACCTCGACGCCGTGCGCGGCATCCACCCGGAACGGCTGATGTCCTGCGGGCGCGAGGGTTTCGTCACGCAGGTCCGCGTCGTCGACCCGGACGGGCGCGAGGTGCCCAAGGACGGCCGGACCGCGGGCGAGATCATCGTGCGGTCCGAGGCCAACATGCTCGGTTACCTCAACCGCCCCGACCTCACCGAGAACACGATCCGCGACGGCTGGATGTGGACCGGCGACATCGCCACCTGGGACGCCGAGTCGTACGTGTTCATCGTCGACCGCGCCAAGGACATGATCATCTCCGGTGGCGAGAACATCTACTCGATCCAGGTCGAGGAGGCGGTGAACAAACACCCGTCGGTGCTGGAGTGCGCGGTGATCGGCGTGCCCGACGACGAGTGGGGCGAAGCGGTGAAGGCGTTCGTGGTGCTCAAGCCCGAGACGACGGCGACGGAGGCCGACATCATCGCCACGGCCAAGCAGCACCTCGCCTCCTACCAGAAGCCCCGGTCCGTCGAGTTCGTCGACGCCCTGCCCAAGGCGCCCACCGGGAAGATCCTCAAGCGCGACCTGCGCCGCGCGTACTGGGCGGACCGCGGCCGGTCCGTGTGA
- a CDS encoding biotin carboxylase N-terminal domain-containing protein, which yields MPEATVLVANRGEIAVRIIRACHELGLRAAAVHSDADAGALHVRLADEAHRIGPPPARASYLDVDAVLGAAKAAGASLVHPGYGLLSEDAGFAEAVTAAGLTFVGPSAEVIARMGDKVAARAVARKCGVPVPPGTADLTAEQAAAEADRIGFPLVVKASFGGGGRGMRVVTSAGGLAEAMAAAGREAGAAFGRPEVHLERYLQPVRHVEVQVFGDAHGTVVHLADRDCSVQRRHQKLIEEAPAFGLPDRVRAALREAAVTLAREVGYVGAGTVEFLVLPETGEFFFLEMNTRLQVEHGVTELVTGLDLVAAQLRVALGEPLPFTQDDVVVRGHAIQARIAAEDPSAGFRPAPGTVTGLTLPLGPGIRNDFGVETGDAVPAMYDSLFGKVLAHGADRDTARRRLVGALGELRVAGPPTTAPYLRTILESASFTEGRHDTGSVEREWVPEPATAPAAPPAPHTSGTNAVPARLVRIATDRGPVEIAVYGRAQRPGVVAAPSERPSRDSGSGSTAGAAAGGPPTAPMDATVVAVRVEPGQEVAAGDVVAVLEAMKMEMQVRTEVGGVVGTVLVSPGTSVAAGAPLITLG from the coding sequence ATGCCAGAGGCGACCGTCCTGGTGGCGAACCGCGGCGAGATCGCCGTTCGCATCATCCGCGCGTGCCACGAACTCGGTCTGCGAGCCGCCGCCGTCCACAGCGACGCGGACGCCGGCGCGCTGCACGTCCGGCTGGCCGACGAAGCTCACCGGATCGGACCGCCGCCCGCGCGAGCGTCCTACCTGGACGTCGACGCGGTGCTGGGTGCGGCGAAGGCGGCCGGTGCGAGCCTCGTGCACCCGGGTTACGGCCTGCTGAGCGAGGACGCCGGGTTCGCCGAGGCAGTCACCGCGGCCGGGCTGACGTTCGTCGGGCCGTCCGCCGAGGTCATCGCGCGGATGGGCGACAAAGTCGCGGCGCGCGCGGTGGCCCGGAAGTGCGGCGTGCCGGTGCCGCCCGGCACCGCGGATCTCACGGCCGAGCAGGCGGCGGCCGAGGCGGACCGGATCGGCTTTCCCTTGGTGGTCAAGGCTTCGTTCGGCGGGGGCGGGCGGGGCATGCGCGTCGTGACGTCCGCCGGCGGGCTCGCCGAGGCGATGGCCGCGGCCGGGCGGGAAGCGGGCGCCGCGTTCGGACGGCCGGAGGTGCACCTCGAGCGCTACCTCCAGCCGGTGCGGCACGTCGAAGTGCAGGTGTTCGGCGACGCGCACGGCACGGTCGTCCACCTCGCCGACCGGGACTGCTCGGTGCAGCGCCGGCACCAGAAGCTCATCGAGGAGGCGCCGGCGTTCGGCCTGCCGGATCGGGTGCGCGCCGCGCTGCGGGAGGCGGCCGTGACCCTGGCGCGCGAGGTCGGTTACGTCGGCGCGGGCACGGTCGAGTTCCTCGTGCTGCCGGAGACCGGCGAGTTCTTCTTCCTGGAGATGAACACCCGGCTGCAGGTCGAGCACGGCGTGACCGAGCTGGTCACCGGCCTCGACCTCGTCGCGGCGCAGCTGCGGGTCGCGCTCGGTGAGCCGCTGCCGTTCACGCAGGACGACGTGGTGGTGCGCGGACACGCGATCCAGGCCCGCATCGCGGCCGAGGATCCGTCGGCGGGTTTCCGGCCGGCGCCGGGCACCGTGACCGGCCTGACGCTGCCGCTGGGTCCGGGGATCCGCAACGACTTCGGTGTCGAGACCGGCGACGCGGTGCCGGCGATGTACGACTCGCTCTTCGGCAAGGTCCTCGCCCACGGCGCCGACCGCGACACCGCGCGACGCCGGCTCGTGGGCGCGTTGGGCGAACTGCGGGTCGCGGGTCCGCCGACGACCGCGCCGTACCTGCGCACGATCCTCGAATCGGCGTCGTTCACGGAAGGCAGGCACGACACGGGATCCGTCGAACGGGAGTGGGTGCCGGAACCGGCCACGGCTCCTGCCGCTCCCCCCGCCCCGCACACCTCGGGCACGAACGCCGTGCCCGCCCGGCTGGTCCGGATCGCCACGGACCGCGGGCCCGTCGAGATCGCGGTTTACGGACGCGCTCAGCGGCCCGGGGTGGTTGCCGCGCCGTCGGAACGCCCCTCACGCGACAGCGGATCAGGAAGCACCGCAGGCGCGGCAGCCGGCGGACCGCCCACCGCGCCGATGGACGCCACCGTGGTCGCGGTCCGGGTCGAGCCCGGGCAGGAGGTCGCCGCGGGTGACGTCGTCGCGGTGCTGGAGGCGATGAAGATGGAGATGCAGGTGCGCACGGAGGTCGGCGGTGTCGTCGGGACCGTCCTCGTCTCCCCCGGCACCTCCGTCGCCGCCGGGGCTCCGCTGATCACGCTCGGCTGA